The sequence AGCCGGTCTTCTTCAGCTTCTTCGTCACGCGCTCGTAGAGCAGGTTGACGGTGACCTCGTGGTGGAACTTGTCATCGAACCAGTGGGCGAGGCGGCGGGCCTCGGCCCGGTCCGCGGCGCGCTTGGGCAGGAGGGCGGGGTCGGGCACCGTCTCCTCCAGATACTCGCAAATGGCAGTGGAGTCGCTGAGCGTCAGACCGTCGATCTGGAGCACGGGGACGCGGGCGGCGGGGTTCATTAGCAGGAACTCCATCCGGCGTTCCCACGGCTTTTCCTCGACCAGTTCGACCTCGATCCGCTTCTCGGCGAGGACAAGGCGCACCTTGCGCGAGAACGGGGAGAGGGGGAGGTGATGAAGGCGCCGCATAATCGTCCGATACCTGACTTTCCGTTCGGTATGCCTGTCCGGCGGGGGCAATTCAACCGGCGTGGGCACGGGGTTGCGACACCTTGCCTCGCAATGGACACGAATCAGCTGTATGAGGTCCGGTCAGGCTCACAAGGGAAAGATGGAGGGCCGGGATGAATATTCGCTGGATGTTGCAGATTCTCCTCATGGTTGTGCTGTCGCTCGCCTCTACGGCGAGTGCGGAGGCCCCTGCCCGCATGGCGCCGCTCATCACGCCCACCGAGCTGGCGGATCGTCTGTCGACGGCTCCGTGGCCGCAGGTGGTGGATATTCGCGAGCCCGAGGCGGAGCTGAGCCTGTTCAGCTACGGTACCGGCCATATCCCGACCTCGATCAACGTGCCCTTCGGCGAGTGGCGCGCGGTGTGGGCCGATCCGCTGGACTTGCCGAGCGATGCGGCGCTGAGCGCGCTGATCGGCGGCGCGGGCCTCGTGCCGGAGCGTCCCGTCGTGATCGTGCACTCTAGTGCCGCGCGGCGGAACTTCGGCTCCGCGGCATGGGCCTACTGGATGCTGAAATCCGCGGGGTTCGAGGACATCGCGATCCTCGATGGCGGGATCCGGGCGTGGCGCGATCAGGGCTACGCAATGTCCGAGCGGCCGGGGCGGATCGTGCCCATCGACCTCGACCTGACCCTCGACCGAACCTGGCTCGCCACCCATGCGGACGTGAATGCCGTGCTGCGGGGCGAGAGCGAGGCGGTGCTGCTCGACGCACGGCCGCTCTGGCAGATCGCACGGCGGGAATCGCTGCCGGGCTCGACGCTGCTCAACGGCATCACGCTCTTGGAGCATGAGGACGGGCGCGCGGGCGACGAGATGTCGATCTTCGAGCGCATCAAGAACGCGCAGCATGTCGACTGGATGAGCGACGTCATCACCTACTGCAACAACGGCACGCTGGCCGCCATCGACTGGTTCATGGCGAGCGAGATCGCAGGCATCGAGAACGTGCGCATCTACGGCCACGCGCTGGACGGGCGCGCGCAGAGCAGCGGGCTCTAACCCGGCGACAGGCAGGCGAGGCGGTCGCTCTGCCGCAGGCTCCGGGCACCTTCGGCGATGGAGCGGGCGCGACCCGCGGTGAAGTCGCCGGGTGCACTGGCGGAGCGGACATGCGGGGCGGGCAGGATCGCGGCGATGCGGGCGGCCTGCGCCGGAGTAAGCGAGGCGGCGGAGGTGCCGAACCAGTGGCGCGCCGCGGCCTCCGCCCCGAAGACGCCGTTCCCCATCTCGGCCACGTTCACGTAAACCTCGACGATGCGGCGCTTGGGCCAGGTCGCCTCGATCACGAGAGTCACGGCAGCCTCGATCCCCTTTCGCAGCCATGTCGACTCCTGCCAGAGGTAGACGTTCTTGGCGACCTGCTGGGAGATGGTGGAGGCGCCGCGCCGCCGCTCCTCCTGCAACGCCGCGCGGATCGCGTCGAAGTCGAAGCCCCAGTGGGCGCAGAAATTCGCATCCTCCGCTGCGATCACGGCGGCGGGCAGCGGGCCCGCGGCCTCGAACGGCACCCACTCGCGCTGCAGCGCGCCGAGCCGCTGCCGCTCCACCCATTGCGTGTGCGTGATCGGCGGCACCACCCAGCGCCCCGCCGCCACGAACAGCACCGCGAGCGCGAGCAGGTAGAGCGTCCAGCGGAGGAGGAAGCGGATCAGGCGCATCAATGGAATCCGGTGAGGCGTGTTCGTCTGACTGTTTGCGCGCCTAGCGGCAGTAGCGCCAGCCCTCACGGCGCGCGGCGCGATCAAAATGCAGGTGATTGGCGTGCGCGGCATCTGTGCCGGGGCCGATGACGGTGGTGAAGTGGAGGCAGGCCGCGGCGCGGATGGCGCGCTGGAACGCCGCCTCGATCGAACCGCCATCGCGAGGCGCGACGGGCAGCGGGTCGCCCTCGGCGAAGCGGAATTCGGAGATGTCGATGGCATTGCCGAAGGCGTGCTCGGACAGCGGCCCGGTCGGCAGGTTGTTGCGGCGGCGGCAGACATAGCCGCTGGCGTTGACGAGACCGGTGAGTTCGCCCC is a genomic window of Pontivivens ytuae containing:
- the mtgA gene encoding monofunctional biosynthetic peptidoglycan transglycosylase; this translates as MRLIRFLLRWTLYLLALAVLFVAAGRWVVPPITHTQWVERQRLGALQREWVPFEAAGPLPAAVIAAEDANFCAHWGFDFDAIRAALQEERRRGASTISQQVAKNVYLWQESTWLRKGIEAAVTLVIEATWPKRRIVEVYVNVAEMGNGVFGAEAAARHWFGTSAASLTPAQAARIAAILPAPHVRSASAPGDFTAGRARSIAEGARSLRQSDRLACLSPG
- a CDS encoding sulfurtransferase; protein product: MLQILLMVVLSLASTASAEAPARMAPLITPTELADRLSTAPWPQVVDIREPEAELSLFSYGTGHIPTSINVPFGEWRAVWADPLDLPSDAALSALIGGAGLVPERPVVIVHSSAARRNFGSAAWAYWMLKSAGFEDIAILDGGIRAWRDQGYAMSERPGRIVPIDLDLTLDRTWLATHADVNAVLRGESEAVLLDARPLWQIARRESLPGSTLLNGITLLEHEDGRAGDEMSIFERIKNAQHVDWMSDVITYCNNGTLAAIDWFMASEIAGIENVRIYGHALDGRAQSSGL
- a CDS encoding glutathione S-transferase family protein; translated protein: MRRLHHLPLSPFSRKVRLVLAEKRIEVELVEEKPWERRMEFLLMNPAARVPVLQIDGLTLSDSTAICEYLEETVPDPALLPKRAADRAEARRLAHWFDDKFHHEVTVNLLYERVTKKLKKTGYPESARIREGTSNIKYHLDYLDWLCDQRRWLAGDHMTIADFAAAAHLSCLDYVDDVDWNRSDNVKDWYARIKSRPAFRPILADMVPGMPPPVHYADLDF